ggtgtctgattatttctggctgggtactctgctgacataatctaatgttttgctttcgttgtaaagcctttttgaaatcggacagtgtggttagattaacgagagtcttgtctttaaaatggtgtaaaatagtcatatgtttgagaaattgaagtaatagcatttctaaggtatttgaataacgcgccacaggattccactggctgttacgtaggtgggatgaaatcgtcccactggccctagagaagttaattgaaatgcattccaggtgacttcctcatgaagctggctgagagaatgcaaagctttcatcaaggcaaagggtggctactttgaaaaatctaaaatatatttttgatgtcttcactattattctacaatgtagaaaatagtaaaaataaagaaaaaccctggaatgagtaggtgtcaacttttgactggtactgtatatcacaccaactgactggttcttctgatgttgttcacacaggagaccatgttgagacattctctacatccagagagcaacagcaggaagatcacagagctaCGAGGTCTCACCCCTGCCCACATTGTGAGAAGATTTTCCCATTTCTATCAAAGCTAAAAGTACACCTcaaaatacacacaggagagaatctttattcctgtactgactgtgggaagagattcacaacATCAAGGGCTCTGACACTTCATCAGAGAGTGCACACAGgagtgaagccttactcctgctcgtactgtggaaaatgcttcacaacatcatcTGAGTTaacagttcatcagagaacacacactggagaaaagccttatatctgctctgactgtgggaagagtttctcccACCTGTGTAACTTTAAAGCACACCAACGTATACATGCAGGAGAGAAGccgtactcctgctctgactgtgggaagagtttctctcaaCAGAACCATTTAAAATCACACcaacgtatacacacaggagagaagccttacttctgctctgactgtagGAAGAGTTTCTCCCACCTGTGTAACTTTAAAGCACACCAGCGTATACATGCAGGAGAGAAGccgtactcctgctctgactgtgggaagagtttctctcaaCAGAACCATTTAAAATCACACcaacgtatacacacaggagagaagccttactactgctctgactgtgggaagagtttctctcGATTGGATACCTTAAAAtcacatgaacgtatacatacaggaaAGAAGCGTTACTACTGCTCTGACT
The Salmo salar chromosome ssa16, Ssal_v3.1, whole genome shotgun sequence DNA segment above includes these coding regions:
- the LOC106575349 gene encoding zinc finger protein 501-like codes for the protein MRTNPACLSPSTLSPNLQSLGPDYDSGAQFALQDPEMASVKLEDCSQTLELNVNIKEEAEEEKIGTSVSHGDHVETFSTSREQQQEDHRATRSHPCPHCEKIFPFLSKLKVHLKIHTGENLYSCTDCGKRFTTSRALTLHQRVHTGVKPYSCSYCGKCFTTSSELTVHQRTHTGEKPYICSDCGKSFSHLCNFKAHQRIHAGEKPYSCSDCGKSFSQQNHLKSHQRIHTGEKPYFCSDCRKSFSHLCNFKAHQRIHAGEKPYSCSDCGKSFSQQNHLKSHQRIHTGEKPYYCSDCGKSFSRLDTLKSHERIHTGKKRYYCSDCRKSFSHQGSLKKHQRIHTGEKPYSCCDCGKCFTASFDLKVHQRTHTGEKPYICSDCGKSFSQQNHLKTHQRIHTGEKPYYCSICGKSFSQQNNLKTHQRIHKGEMPHQFSQTS